In the genome of Christensenella timonensis, one region contains:
- a CDS encoding iron-containing alcohol dehydrogenase — translation MQQFNYFIPTRILFGAGKLGRLHEQELPGKRALIVTTGGKSVIKYGYLDRLKEQLDLAGVSYVIFNKILPNPIKEHVMEGALACRENDLDFVIGLGGGSSIDAAKAIAVMANNPGDYWDYVGGGSGKGLPVPNDPLPVVAITTTAGTGTEADPWTVTTKTDTNEKIGFGYDKTFPVLAVVDPELMVSVPPYLTACQGFDALFHSTEGYLNKTSYVMSDLYALTAIELIGKSLAKAVADGQDIQAREDVALANSLAGMVESTSGCISEHSLEHALSAYHHNLEHGAGLIAISREYYAFFARTGQCEQRMIDMAKALGRADATSSMDFVDALVELQKACGVDDIKLSEYGVTEEELPKCVQNARETMGGLFEVDPVELSDEDALAIYQKSFR, via the coding sequence ATGCAACAGTTCAATTATTTTATCCCAACACGTATCCTATTCGGGGCCGGTAAGCTTGGCCGCCTTCATGAACAGGAGCTTCCGGGCAAGCGCGCGCTCATCGTAACGACCGGCGGGAAATCCGTGATCAAATACGGATACCTGGACCGGCTGAAGGAGCAGCTCGACCTGGCGGGAGTGTCTTACGTTATATTCAACAAGATCCTGCCCAACCCCATCAAGGAGCACGTCATGGAGGGCGCGCTGGCCTGCAGGGAAAACGACCTTGATTTTGTGATCGGCCTCGGGGGCGGCAGCAGCATCGACGCTGCAAAGGCCATTGCCGTCATGGCCAACAACCCCGGCGACTATTGGGATTATGTGGGCGGCGGCTCCGGCAAAGGACTCCCTGTACCCAACGATCCGCTCCCCGTTGTGGCGATCACAACGACAGCGGGTACGGGCACGGAGGCCGATCCATGGACGGTCACCACCAAAACGGATACCAACGAAAAAATTGGTTTTGGCTATGACAAGACCTTTCCCGTGCTTGCCGTCGTAGACCCGGAGCTTATGGTCAGCGTTCCGCCCTACCTCACGGCCTGCCAGGGCTTCGATGCTTTGTTCCACAGTACGGAAGGTTACCTCAACAAGACGAGCTATGTGATGAGCGACCTTTATGCCTTAACAGCAATCGAGCTGATCGGCAAAAGCCTTGCAAAAGCGGTAGCGGACGGCCAGGACATACAGGCGCGCGAAGACGTGGCGCTTGCGAACTCGCTTGCAGGTATGGTGGAATCCACCTCGGGCTGTATTTCCGAACACAGCTTAGAGCACGCTTTGAGCGCCTATCACCATAACCTCGAGCATGGCGCGGGCCTGATCGCAATCAGCCGGGAATATTACGCCTTCTTCGCACGGACAGGGCAATGCGAGCAGCGTATGATCGACATGGCAAAAGCGCTTGGCAGGGCCGATGCAACCTCCTCTATGGATTTCGTAGATGCATTGGTTGAGCTGCAAAAGGCATGCGGCGTGGATGATATCAAGCTAAGCGAATACGGCGTCACCGAGGAGGAATTGCCCAAATGCGTACAAAACGCGCGAGAGACAATGGGCGGACTGTTTGAGGTCGATCCGGTGGAGTTAAGCGATGAGGATGCGCTTGCGATCTACCAAAAATCTTTCCGTTAA
- a CDS encoding MerR family transcriptional regulator encodes MTYSISQAAGLSGLSVYTLRYYEKEGLLPFVGRSKSGKRAFCDHDLEMLAIINCLKSTGMQIKEIRTYIDWYQEGDATLHKRLELFKKQKEAVEEQMKQLNGHLKKINQKIKYYEYACKAGSAKACEGVIDCEA; translated from the coding sequence ATGACTTATTCAATTTCGCAGGCTGCCGGCCTTTCCGGTTTATCGGTTTATACGCTACGGTATTATGAAAAGGAAGGGCTGCTGCCCTTTGTCGGGCGCTCAAAGTCGGGCAAGCGCGCTTTTTGCGACCACGACCTGGAGATGCTCGCCATCATCAATTGTTTAAAAAGCACGGGCATGCAGATCAAGGAGATACGCACCTACATCGACTGGTACCAGGAGGGCGATGCGACGCTTCATAAACGGCTGGAACTTTTCAAAAAGCAGAAGGAGGCCGTAGAGGAGCAGATGAAACAGCTAAACGGGCACTTGAAAAAGATCAACCAAAAAATCAAATACTACGAATATGCATGCAAAGCGGGCAGCGCCAAGGCTTGCGAGGGCGTGATCGATTGCGAAGCCTAG
- a CDS encoding TIGR03915 family putative DNA repair protein: MPDGTVINYRYDGSFDGLLTCVFESFEKKEIPQEINGPGAGQMSLFAEKEILTDGAKAKRVLAAIPKKINAEALSFIRRAYLTCLPQKERYILLFLHKGFRMGAKVMRLLSDDVVNVLFKAVKRLGNEAHLLKEFIRFSVYDQVLATQVTPKNFVLPFLGQHFAERFPNEAFLIYDTTHGMALTYEKGKMQINAVEHFSMPAPSEEERQFRRLWKMFYDTIAIKERENPRCRMSMMPKRYWVNMTEFAVETDPAMLLPIKI; the protein is encoded by the coding sequence ATGCCTGACGGGACAGTTATAAATTACCGCTACGACGGGAGCTTCGACGGGCTTCTTACCTGCGTGTTTGAAAGTTTTGAGAAAAAAGAGATTCCGCAGGAAATAAACGGGCCGGGCGCGGGGCAAATGAGCCTGTTTGCGGAAAAGGAGATCTTGACGGACGGGGCAAAGGCAAAACGCGTGCTCGCAGCCATCCCCAAAAAAATCAACGCAGAGGCGCTTTCCTTCATCCGGCGCGCCTACCTCACCTGCCTGCCGCAAAAGGAGCGCTATATCCTCCTCTTTTTACACAAAGGGTTCCGCATGGGCGCAAAGGTCATGCGGCTCTTATCGGACGACGTGGTGAACGTGCTTTTCAAGGCGGTGAAACGCCTGGGCAACGAAGCGCACCTCTTAAAGGAGTTTATCCGCTTTTCCGTATACGACCAGGTGCTGGCCACGCAGGTCACACCCAAAAATTTTGTGCTGCCTTTTTTGGGACAACATTTTGCGGAGCGTTTCCCAAACGAGGCCTTTTTGATCTACGATACGACGCACGGGATGGCGCTTACTTACGAAAAAGGGAAGATGCAGATCAACGCGGTCGAACATTTCAGTATGCCCGCCCCCAGCGAAGAGGAACGGCAGTTCCGCAGGCTGTGGAAGATGTTTTATGATACGATCGCCATCAAGGAGCGCGAAAACCCGCGCTGCCGCATGAGCATGATGCCCAAGCGTTACTGGGTCAATATGACAGAGTTCGCGGTCGAAACAGACCCTGCCATGCTGCTGCCCATCAAAATCTAA
- a CDS encoding GyrI-like domain-containing protein, translating into MAQEKLDYKKEYKDLYLPKAKPMLIEVPAMNFIMVDGKGAPEGEEYPQAMQALYSLSFTIKMSKMGGKQPDGYFEYVVPPLEGLWYGDKGSFEQNDRDAWLWTSMIRQPEFVTQEVFDWAVAQCRAKKPDTDVSKARFETFTEGLCVQMMHIGPYAKEPVTIEAMHRFMDDSGLDNMTGNVRKHHEIYLSDPRRVAPERLKTVLRLPVAKK; encoded by the coding sequence ATGGCACAGGAAAAGCTCGATTACAAAAAAGAATATAAGGATCTGTATCTTCCGAAAGCAAAGCCCATGCTGATCGAAGTACCTGCCATGAATTTTATTATGGTGGATGGTAAAGGCGCCCCCGAAGGGGAGGAATATCCGCAGGCGATGCAGGCGCTCTATTCCTTAAGTTTTACCATCAAAATGAGCAAGATGGGCGGCAAACAGCCGGACGGATACTTTGAATATGTCGTGCCCCCGCTGGAAGGCCTGTGGTACGGTGACAAAGGCTCCTTTGAACAAAACGACCGCGACGCCTGGCTGTGGACGTCCATGATCCGCCAGCCGGAATTCGTAACACAGGAAGTTTTCGACTGGGCCGTCGCGCAATGCCGCGCCAAAAAGCCGGATACAGACGTTTCCAAAGCTCGTTTTGAGACCTTTACCGAGGGCCTGTGCGTACAAATGATGCACATAGGGCCTTACGCTAAGGAACCGGTTACCATCGAGGCGATGCACCGCTTTATGGATGACAGCGGCCTTGATAACATGACGGGCAACGTACGCAAGCACCACGAAATCTATCTGAGCGACCCGCGCCGGGTCGCGCCGGAAAGGCTGAAGACCGTGCTCCGCCTGCCTGTGGCGAAAAAATAA
- a CDS encoding sugar phosphate isomerase/epimerase family protein produces the protein MKLCFSTLGCPEWSFSDIISTACDLGYGGIEIRGVGNVIDGTRIPEFSPANAEKTKKLLTEKGLTIACLTSACYMNDLNHIDDVVYLAKAYADTASDMGIKYIRVLGDFGPEQSSELNIPAIAGQVRAVAQYAKPLGVDVLVETNGFFADSKRMAELIDTAGETNIGVLWDIHHPYRYFGETPQDTVGLVGDLIRHVHIKDSTYEDGKLKYTMVGYGDLPVRACIEQLEKIGYDGYYSLEWLKRWDLSLEEPGIAFAGYANYMKSLMK, from the coding sequence ATGAAACTTTGTTTTTCAACACTGGGATGCCCCGAATGGAGCTTTTCAGATATTATATCCACAGCGTGCGATTTAGGGTACGGCGGGATCGAGATCCGCGGCGTTGGAAATGTGATCGACGGGACGCGTATTCCGGAATTTTCTCCCGCAAACGCTGAAAAAACGAAAAAGCTGTTGACGGAAAAAGGCCTTACGATCGCCTGTCTGACGTCGGCTTGTTATATGAACGATTTGAACCACATCGACGACGTGGTATACCTTGCAAAAGCGTATGCGGATACGGCCAGCGATATGGGCATCAAATACATCCGCGTGTTGGGCGATTTTGGGCCGGAGCAGAGCAGTGAACTCAATATCCCGGCGATTGCCGGCCAGGTGAGGGCGGTCGCACAGTATGCAAAACCGCTGGGCGTGGATGTGCTGGTGGAAACGAACGGCTTCTTTGCCGATTCCAAACGGATGGCGGAGCTCATAGATACCGCCGGGGAAACAAATATCGGCGTGCTGTGGGATATCCACCACCCGTACCGTTACTTCGGCGAAACGCCGCAGGATACGGTGGGGCTGGTCGGCGACCTGATCCGCCATGTACACATCAAAGATTCCACCTACGAAGATGGGAAACTGAAGTATACGATGGTGGGCTATGGCGACCTTCCTGTCCGGGCATGTATCGAGCAGCTGGAAAAAATCGGCTACGACGGATATTATTCGCTGGAATGGCTGAAGCGCTGGGACCTTTCTTTAGAGGAACCGGGAATCGCGTTTGCGGGCTATGCGAATTATATGAAATCGTTGATGAAATAA
- the rsgA gene encoding ribosome small subunit-dependent GTPase A — protein MMNLTDYGLTPNMLQEPIKGIPARVTAVYKERYALISGHGELYGRLKASVYYGKGGESFPTVGDFVQIDYVPDGDSRIIGTLPRRTYFSRRDPTPGRGEQAVAANFDYVFIMQSLNHDFNPKRLERYLTLSRQSNAIPVILLTKADLAEDHSSYLRAVQRVAAGVDAFAVSTKTGFGFDALADYLKPRKTIVLLGSSGVGKSSLLNRLSGKKVMAVNDIRKSDGKGRHTTTARQLFMLESGVMVIDTPGMRELGMWDVRAGLDEAFADVEQYLGSCKFADCSHQSEPGCAVKAAIAKGALSLKRWESYVALKAEARYSDDKEAYLKQKKQRHKQIAQIVRQAKKTDYRHTPCLETFTCKVCGTHVAAEGAGSGHRNHCPNCLSSIHVDNEPGDRASLCKGVMEPIGVWVRKNGEWALIHRCRTCGALSSNRVAADDNPALLMSIAVKPLALPPFPLDKLGRDT, from the coding sequence ATGATGAATTTAACAGACTACGGTCTGACACCAAATATGCTGCAGGAACCGATCAAAGGGATTCCGGCAAGAGTAACTGCCGTCTATAAGGAGCGGTATGCCCTCATAAGCGGGCACGGAGAGCTCTATGGAAGGCTGAAAGCAAGCGTTTATTATGGAAAAGGCGGAGAGAGCTTCCCCACAGTGGGGGATTTTGTACAGATCGACTATGTACCGGACGGAGACAGCCGAATTATCGGCACGTTACCCCGCAGGACATATTTTTCCCGTAGGGATCCTACGCCCGGGCGTGGCGAACAGGCGGTCGCCGCTAACTTTGACTATGTTTTTATCATGCAGTCCTTAAATCATGATTTTAATCCAAAACGTTTGGAGCGGTATTTAACGCTATCCCGGCAATCAAACGCAATCCCTGTCATCCTGTTGACCAAGGCAGATTTGGCGGAAGACCACAGCAGCTACCTGCGCGCCGTTCAGAGGGTAGCCGCGGGAGTGGATGCGTTTGCAGTCAGTACGAAAACGGGCTTTGGCTTCGATGCGTTGGCGGACTACCTAAAGCCGCGCAAAACGATCGTGCTTCTCGGCTCGTCGGGGGTGGGAAAGTCAAGCCTGTTAAACAGGCTTTCAGGTAAAAAGGTTATGGCGGTAAATGATATCAGGAAGAGCGACGGCAAGGGCCGTCACACCACCACGGCCCGTCAGCTTTTTATGCTGGAAAGCGGTGTGATGGTGATCGATACGCCCGGTATGCGCGAGCTTGGCATGTGGGATGTGAGGGCAGGGCTTGACGAGGCGTTTGCAGATGTGGAGCAGTACCTCGGCAGTTGCAAATTTGCCGATTGCAGCCACCAGAGCGAGCCGGGTTGCGCGGTCAAGGCGGCGATTGCAAAGGGAGCGCTGTCCCTGAAACGATGGGAGAGCTATGTTGCGCTGAAAGCTGAGGCCAGGTATTCCGATGATAAAGAAGCGTATCTGAAGCAGAAAAAACAGCGGCATAAACAAATCGCCCAAATTGTAAGACAAGCCAAAAAGACGGATTACCGACACACGCCCTGTCTGGAAACATTCACCTGCAAGGTGTGTGGGACACATGTCGCTGCTGAAGGCGCAGGCAGCGGGCACCGCAACCATTGCCCAAACTGCTTGTCCAGTATCCATGTGGATAACGAACCGGGAGACAGGGCGTCTTTGTGTAAAGGCGTGATGGAACCGATCGGCGTGTGGGTTCGTAAAAACGGCGAATGGGCGCTCATACACCGCTGCCGGACGTGTGGCGCGCTGAGCTCCAACAGGGTGGCGGCAGACGATAACCCCGCCCTGCTCATGTCGATCGCGGTAAAACCGCTGGCGTTGCCGCCTTTCCCGCTTGACAAGCTGGGAAGGGATACCTGA
- a CDS encoding flavodoxin — protein sequence MKNNTLIVYYSHSGNTQKIAQLISGETGGEVLEIKPKTPYPQAYDAVVKQAKQEIGAGFLPELETRHIKLEQYDTVFIGSPNWWSTIAPPVAAFLKQYDLDGKTVIPFCTHGGGGLARLAQDVEKRCPQSTLLPAFGIYGNGSAKARQEVSAWLHSIGIVSARRR from the coding sequence ATGAAAAACAACACTTTGATCGTATACTATTCCCATTCGGGCAATACGCAAAAGATCGCACAGCTGATCAGCGGGGAAACAGGCGGGGAGGTTTTAGAGATCAAACCCAAAACGCCGTACCCGCAAGCCTACGATGCGGTCGTAAAACAGGCGAAACAGGAAATCGGCGCAGGATTCCTGCCCGAGCTGGAAACGCGGCACATAAAATTGGAACAATACGACACGGTCTTTATCGGTTCGCCGAACTGGTGGAGCACCATTGCGCCTCCTGTCGCGGCCTTTTTAAAGCAATACGACCTGGATGGAAAAACGGTGATCCCCTTTTGTACGCATGGGGGCGGAGGGCTTGCCCGGCTTGCACAGGATGTGGAAAAACGGTGTCCGCAGTCCACATTGCTGCCCGCCTTTGGCATCTACGGAAACGGCAGCGCCAAAGCGCGCCAAGAGGTTTCCGCGTGGCTGCACAGCATAGGGATTGTATCAGCCCGGCGGCGATGA
- a CDS encoding putative DNA modification/repair radical SAM protein: MDIFEKLEILADSAKYDVACTSSGVDRKAGPGGIGSSVSCGICHSFAADGRCISLLKVLMTNVCVYDCKYCVNRVSNDVPRAMFTPRELADLTIHFYKRNYIEGLFLSSGVAKSADYTCELMIETLRILREEYKFYGYIHAKAIPGASAGLIERLGMLADRMSVNIEMPSSGSLQLLAPDKTRDAVLKPMEFIRDRKRENKQEITVYKHAPKFVPAGQSTQMIVGATPETDFQILNLTEGLYKKYQLKRVFFSAYIPVVENTLLPSLDTKPPLLREHRLYQADWLLRFYQFSASEILDEKNPNFNPFIDPKCNWALHNMDRFPIEVNRAPYEELLRVPGIGVRSAKRILYARRACSLNFDGLKKLGVVLKRAKYFLTCGGKMHDTARFTQEDVLVSMMSKKTLAQYKLSPYCPNGSKQLSLFEQNGLLGEEMQKCLTGQL; the protein is encoded by the coding sequence ATGGATATTTTTGAAAAGCTGGAGATCCTTGCGGATTCGGCAAAATACGATGTTGCGTGTACGTCGAGCGGCGTGGACAGGAAAGCGGGGCCGGGCGGCATCGGCAGCAGTGTTTCGTGCGGTATCTGCCACAGCTTTGCGGCGGACGGCCGCTGTATCTCGCTGCTCAAGGTGCTGATGACAAACGTATGCGTATACGATTGTAAATACTGTGTAAACCGGGTTTCCAACGATGTGCCGCGCGCCATGTTCACGCCGCGCGAGCTTGCCGACCTGACCATCCATTTCTATAAACGGAATTACATCGAAGGATTGTTTTTGAGTTCGGGCGTTGCCAAAAGCGCTGATTATACCTGCGAGCTGATGATCGAAACATTGCGCATTTTGCGCGAGGAGTATAAGTTTTACGGCTATATCCATGCCAAGGCGATCCCCGGCGCGTCGGCAGGCCTGATCGAACGGCTGGGGATGCTCGCGGACAGGATGAGCGTCAACATCGAGATGCCTTCGTCAGGCAGCCTGCAATTATTGGCGCCCGACAAGACCAGGGACGCGGTACTAAAGCCAATGGAATTTATCCGCGACCGCAAGCGGGAAAACAAGCAGGAGATAACGGTGTATAAGCACGCGCCCAAATTTGTCCCCGCAGGGCAGAGCACACAGATGATCGTCGGCGCGACGCCCGAAACGGACTTCCAGATCTTGAACCTCACGGAGGGCTTATATAAAAAATACCAGTTGAAGCGCGTGTTCTTTTCCGCCTATATCCCGGTGGTGGAAAACACACTGCTGCCTTCGCTCGATACCAAGCCGCCTTTGCTGCGCGAGCACAGGCTTTACCAGGCGGACTGGCTGCTGCGCTTTTACCAGTTTTCCGCAAGCGAAATACTGGACGAGAAGAATCCGAACTTCAACCCGTTCATCGACCCAAAATGCAATTGGGCGCTGCACAATATGGACCGCTTTCCCATAGAGGTCAACCGCGCGCCCTATGAAGAGCTGCTGCGCGTGCCGGGTATCGGCGTACGCAGCGCAAAGCGCATTTTGTACGCGCGCCGCGCGTGTTCGCTGAATTTTGACGGGCTGAAAAAGCTGGGCGTTGTTTTGAAACGTGCGAAATATTTCCTTACCTGCGGCGGAAAAATGCATGACACCGCGCGCTTCACGCAGGAGGATGTGCTCGTTTCGATGATGTCCAAAAAGACGCTTGCGCAATACAAGCTAAGCCCGTATTGCCCCAATGGAAGCAAGCAGCTTTCACTGTTCGAGCAAAACGGACTATTGGGGGAGGAGATGCAGAAATGCCTGACGGGACAGTTATAA
- a CDS encoding ABC transporter permease, with translation MNAKKLSLRLVGYELRNTAGNWFTIFFGIAFPILMSLLIANVFVGQIPTSAIPAANTGVFITMSLIIPLATLLIGYAANYSQELENEVPLRFRLFGFREQSMLGAKMIANLIFMTIALAIYTVADYLLLDIQVPQLSSALILIAALYVLAVILFVLAHAISSLTGKFGPTYGITMTLYFGFMVICGMMGVSVDRLPEGLQAVAGALPMTYISRDFAGFWQGGSYDFTPLLSSFLLLGLIACAFLFASIWKNKRKIS, from the coding sequence ATGAATGCAAAGAAATTGAGCCTGCGGCTGGTCGGGTACGAGCTGCGCAACACGGCGGGCAACTGGTTCACGATCTTTTTCGGCATCGCTTTCCCCATTTTGATGTCCCTGCTCATTGCCAATGTTTTTGTGGGACAAATCCCCACCTCGGCGATCCCTGCGGCAAATACGGGCGTTTTCATCACCATGAGCCTGATCATCCCGCTGGCGACGCTGCTGATCGGCTATGCGGCAAATTATTCGCAGGAGCTCGAAAACGAAGTGCCGCTGCGCTTCCGCCTGTTTGGCTTTCGCGAGCAAAGCATGCTGGGTGCAAAAATGATCGCCAACCTGATTTTTATGACGATCGCCCTCGCGATTTATACCGTTGCGGACTATCTTTTGCTTGATATTCAGGTGCCGCAGCTTTCCTCCGCGCTGATCCTGATCGCCGCGCTTTACGTCCTCGCCGTCATTTTGTTTGTGCTGGCGCACGCGATCTCCTCCCTGACCGGGAAATTCGGCCCTACCTACGGCATCACGATGACCTTGTATTTTGGTTTTATGGTGATCTGCGGCATGATGGGCGTAAGCGTCGACCGCTTGCCCGAAGGTTTGCAGGCTGTGGCGGGTGCTTTGCCCATGACGTATATCAGCCGCGATTTTGCAGGCTTCTGGCAGGGCGGCAGCTACGATTTCACGCCGCTGCTGTCGTCCTTCCTGCTGCTTGGCCTGATCGCCTGCGCGTTCCTCTTTGCAAGCATCTGGAAAAACAAACGCAAGATCAGTTAA
- a CDS encoding sensor domain-containing protein, whose translation MKQEEKNVSDFSADEYSLLMNSFGASVSKHLLDEHYTVVWANDRYYEMFGYTKEEYESLFHNQCDLFFKHNPKDWQDMVEYITEVFSTGATRYEYVCRMPHRSGKKLWIKLVGNLTGEIVNGCPISYSVMMDITEQMQLQVEQTITYNNFPGLIAKYKITESGIWFIDANTKYFQKLKRHSDFSLADLTPESGLGAIVPLWPDIRQGKPISFTISPPGVDGKPLYMRVTAECVDWEKEDPVYLLIYDDITQLTEQQELLQQTNIELERLAYEDPVTGGMNRMRFDMVAGEAIRRASAGSYALVWLNMQRFKLINDIAGNEMGDSVLRYVYEKISLYLQEGEFLARITADNYSLLIRNADDATIRNRIGEIVTEVNHFNQQRKNQYFLPFTAGIYRIDDPSLEITQIQDRAHVARKAIRKKETDSLYSLRFYSEADRKKLVIEKNIENKMHAALENHEFEIYLQPKFSLKDNRISGAEALVRWNDPKRGMIPPNEFISVFEKNGFIVELDRYMMESVCALLRSWIKRGLAPIPVSVNVSRIHFVMPDFIQSYADICKKYDVPTDLIEIEVTETTVFEDPDAFSKIVEQIHKYGFSCSMDDFGSGYSSLNVLKDIYVDTLKLDRAFFSSEQMDNPRECDVIAAAVNLAKSLQIKSVAEGVETSAQADFLRSIECDMIQGFVFSRPIPVDEFEKQLFGEAV comes from the coding sequence ATGAAACAAGAAGAGAAAAATGTGTCCGATTTTTCAGCCGATGAATACAGCCTGCTGATGAATTCTTTCGGCGCCAGCGTGAGCAAGCATTTGCTGGACGAGCACTATACCGTCGTCTGGGCGAACGATCGTTATTACGAGATGTTCGGCTATACCAAGGAAGAGTATGAATCGCTTTTCCACAACCAGTGCGATCTGTTTTTCAAACATAATCCGAAGGATTGGCAGGACATGGTGGAGTATATCACCGAGGTCTTTTCTACCGGTGCGACGCGGTATGAATATGTCTGCCGGATGCCCCACCGCAGCGGAAAAAAACTGTGGATCAAGCTGGTCGGCAACCTCACGGGAGAGATCGTAAATGGTTGTCCGATCTCTTATTCTGTGATGATGGATATCACCGAGCAGATGCAGCTCCAGGTCGAACAGACCATTACCTACAACAATTTTCCGGGGCTGATCGCCAAATATAAAATAACCGAAAGCGGTATTTGGTTTATTGACGCAAACACCAAATATTTCCAGAAGCTAAAACGACATTCCGATTTTTCCCTTGCCGACCTGACGCCGGAAAGCGGCCTTGGCGCTATCGTTCCTCTTTGGCCGGATATCCGCCAGGGGAAACCGATATCCTTTACCATCTCCCCGCCCGGCGTTGACGGAAAGCCGCTTTATATGCGTGTAACGGCCGAATGTGTGGATTGGGAAAAAGAGGATCCCGTTTATCTTTTGATTTACGACGACATCACGCAGCTCACCGAGCAGCAGGAGCTTTTGCAGCAAACCAATATCGAGCTGGAGAGGCTCGCCTACGAGGATCCTGTTACAGGCGGCATGAACCGTATGCGGTTCGATATGGTCGCCGGCGAAGCGATCCGCCGTGCAAGCGCGGGTTCGTACGCGCTCGTGTGGCTCAATATGCAACGGTTCAAGCTGATCAACGACATTGCCGGAAACGAAATGGGCGACTCTGTCCTGCGTTACGTATACGAAAAAATCAGCCTGTATCTGCAGGAGGGGGAGTTTCTTGCGCGGATCACCGCCGATAATTATTCCCTGCTGATAAGAAATGCAGACGACGCGACGATCCGGAACCGGATAGGTGAAATTGTTACAGAGGTAAACCATTTCAATCAGCAGCGTAAAAACCAATATTTCCTTCCTTTTACCGCGGGTATCTACCGCATCGACGACCCGTCTCTTGAGATCACGCAGATACAGGACCGGGCGCACGTAGCACGCAAGGCGATCCGCAAAAAAGAAACAGACAGCCTGTACAGCCTCCGCTTCTACAGCGAAGCTGACCGTAAAAAACTTGTCATTGAAAAGAATATAGAAAACAAGATGCATGCAGCGTTGGAGAATCATGAATTTGAAATATACCTGCAGCCAAAATTCTCGCTTAAGGATAACCGGATTTCCGGAGCCGAGGCGCTCGTACGGTGGAACGACCCGAAACGGGGGATGATCCCTCCAAACGAGTTCATTTCGGTCTTTGAAAAAAACGGGTTCATTGTGGAGCTCGACCGTTATATGATGGAAAGCGTATGCGCGCTGCTGCGTTCATGGATCAAACGGGGGCTTGCGCCCATTCCCGTCTCGGTCAATGTTTCCCGCATCCATTTTGTGATGCCGGATTTTATACAATCCTATGCCGATATTTGTAAGAAATATGATGTCCCGACAGATTTGATCGAGATCGAAGTTACGGAGACTACTGTTTTTGAGGATCCCGACGCCTTTTCGAAGATTGTCGAACAGATCCACAAGTATGGATTCTCCTGCTCTATGGACGATTTCGGCAGCGGTTATTCCTCTCTCAATGTACTAAAGGATATTTATGTGGATACGCTGAAGCTGGATCGGGCGTTTTTCAGCTCAGAGCAGATGGACAACCCACGCGAGTGCGATGTCATCGCCGCCGCGGTCAATCTCGCCAAAAGTCTCCAAATCAAATCTGTTGCCGAGGGTGTGGAAACTTCTGCGCAGGCGGATTTCCTGCGGAGCATCGAATGTGACATGATCCAGGGCTTTGTATTCTCGCGTCCGATCCCTGTGGACGAGTTTGAAAAGCAGCTGTTTGGCGAAGCAGTATAA